Proteins encoded together in one Hymenobacter monticola window:
- a CDS encoding AMP-binding protein, producing the protein MTSPNLPTSLLLNGREFTYAAIQQYPAQLDAPVNGYEAKVLDFVRQWLTGTQEFTLTTSGSTGTPSAITLRRRQLEASAQRTADYFDLGPGDRALVCLNCEYIGGLMMLVRGLERNMHLTIVEPHANPFDYVAPEAEFDFSAFVPLQLKMVLTAGLAPRLNQMKAILVGGAPADASLTQELQPLRVPVYLTYGMTETCSHVALRRLNGPEASPRFRVFTGIAAGQDERGCLTLRGDVTDDQLIVTNDQVNLLDTHTFEWLGRADFVINSGGVKVPAEKVELVLDVALAEIGLSRRCFVAGQPDERLGQAVTAFIEGAALSAGQEQQLQTLLAERLGRYEVPKQLRYVPEFQLTATGKLNRAATLRGLA; encoded by the coding sequence ATGACTTCCCCAAACCTGCCCACCTCCCTCCTGCTCAACGGCCGCGAATTCACTTACGCGGCCATTCAACAATACCCCGCCCAGCTCGACGCGCCCGTGAATGGCTACGAGGCCAAGGTGCTGGATTTTGTGCGGCAGTGGCTGACGGGCACACAGGAGTTTACCCTCACTACGTCGGGTAGCACCGGCACGCCGTCGGCCATCACGCTGCGGCGCCGGCAGCTGGAAGCGTCGGCCCAGCGCACGGCCGATTACTTCGACCTCGGCCCCGGCGACCGGGCGCTGGTGTGCCTCAACTGCGAGTACATCGGCGGGCTCATGATGCTGGTGCGCGGGCTGGAGCGCAATATGCATCTCACCATAGTGGAGCCGCACGCCAACCCCTTCGACTACGTGGCGCCCGAGGCCGAATTTGATTTCTCGGCCTTTGTGCCCCTGCAGCTCAAGATGGTGCTGACGGCTGGCCTGGCCCCGCGCCTCAACCAAATGAAAGCCATTTTGGTGGGTGGCGCGCCGGCCGATGCCTCGCTGACGCAGGAGCTGCAGCCGCTGCGCGTGCCGGTGTACCTCACTTATGGCATGACCGAAACTTGCTCGCACGTGGCGCTGCGCCGCCTCAACGGGCCCGAGGCCAGCCCGCGCTTCCGCGTGTTCACGGGCATTGCGGCGGGACAGGACGAGCGGGGCTGCCTCACACTGCGCGGCGACGTGACCGACGACCAGCTCATCGTCACCAACGACCAAGTGAATTTGCTCGATACGCACACGTTTGAGTGGCTGGGCCGGGCCGATTTCGTGATAAACTCCGGCGGTGTGAAGGTGCCGGCCGAAAAGGTGGAGCTGGTGCTGGATGTGGCGCTGGCCGAAATCGGGCTGTCGCGCCGCTGCTTCGTGGCCGGGCAGCCCGACGAGCGCCTGGGCCAGGCCGTGACGGCTTTTATTGAGGGCGCTGCTCTTTCGGCCGGGCAGGAACAGCAGCTGCAAACGCTGCTGGCCGAGCGCCTGGGCCGCTACGAGGTGCCCAAGCAGCTGCGCTACGTGCCCGAGTTTCAACTCACGGCCACTGGCAAGCTGAACCGGGCGGCCACGCTGCGCGGGCTGGCGTAG
- a CDS encoding dipeptidyl peptidase 3, with product MKRTVYSLVLAALLAGPAAHAQTPTPAKFQVATEQFADLRMLRYQVPGFAQLSAKQKEMLYYLSEAALSGRDIVYDQNYKHNLRVRRTLEAIWAANQQNLKGAQAAEAEKLNVYAKRVWFSNGIHHHYSTRKFVPECSAAYFSKLVKGVDAKTLPLEKGETVDKFVAFLTPIVFDPNVAPKKVNQVAGQDLLATSATNFYEGVTQAEAEAFYAKVIDKKDPRPVSYGLNSKLVKNKSGQLEEHTWSAVGMYAPAIKRIVYWLQKAADVAENPTQKEALTKLISFYQTGSLKTWDDYNIAWVKDTKSAIDVVNGFIEVYGDPLGYRATYESVVSFRDEEATKRIKAIGDQAQWFEDHSPIMDQHKKKNVVGITAKVITVVMEAGDAAPSTPIGINLPNATWIRKEYGSKSVNLGNIVEAYDLASASSGSLTEFAFDAGEVARARQYGALAGKLHTDMHEVIGHASGQINAGVGTTKETLKSYASALEEGRADLVALYYLPDVKLQELGVAPSPDVAKAEYDSYLRGGLITQLTRLQPGETVEEAHMRNRQLISKWVLEKGKADNVVEMVKRDGKTYVHINDYTKLRGLFGQLLRELQRITSEGDYAAGKALIETYGVQVDPELHKEVLARYQKLNIAPYQGFIQPKLVPVMSGSKVTDVKVEYPTNFAQQMLEFGKKYSLLPDYN from the coding sequence ATGAAGCGAACCGTTTATTCGTTGGTGCTGGCGGCGCTGCTGGCCGGGCCGGCCGCGCACGCCCAAACTCCCACCCCCGCCAAATTTCAGGTAGCCACCGAGCAGTTTGCCGACCTGCGCATGCTGCGCTACCAGGTGCCGGGCTTCGCGCAGCTGAGCGCCAAGCAGAAGGAAATGCTCTACTACCTGTCGGAAGCCGCGCTGAGCGGGCGCGACATTGTATACGACCAGAACTACAAGCACAACCTGCGCGTGCGCCGCACCCTGGAAGCCATTTGGGCCGCCAACCAGCAGAACCTGAAAGGCGCCCAGGCCGCCGAGGCCGAGAAGCTGAACGTGTACGCCAAGCGGGTGTGGTTTTCCAACGGCATTCACCACCACTACTCCACGCGCAAGTTTGTGCCCGAGTGCTCGGCTGCTTACTTCTCCAAGCTGGTGAAAGGCGTGGATGCCAAGACCCTGCCGCTGGAAAAGGGCGAAACCGTGGACAAATTCGTGGCTTTCCTCACGCCCATCGTTTTCGACCCCAACGTGGCGCCGAAGAAGGTGAACCAGGTGGCTGGCCAGGACTTGCTCGCCACCTCAGCCACCAACTTCTACGAGGGCGTGACGCAGGCCGAGGCCGAAGCGTTTTACGCCAAGGTAATTGACAAGAAAGACCCGCGCCCGGTGTCTTACGGCTTGAATTCCAAGCTGGTGAAGAACAAGAGCGGGCAGTTGGAGGAGCACACTTGGAGCGCTGTGGGCATGTACGCGCCGGCCATCAAGCGCATTGTGTACTGGCTGCAAAAGGCGGCCGACGTGGCCGAAAACCCCACGCAGAAGGAGGCCCTCACCAAGCTCATCAGCTTTTATCAGACCGGCAGCCTCAAAACCTGGGACGACTACAACATTGCCTGGGTGAAGGACACGAAGTCGGCCATCGACGTGGTGAACGGCTTCATTGAGGTGTACGGCGACCCGCTGGGCTACCGCGCCACCTACGAGTCGGTGGTGAGCTTCCGCGACGAGGAGGCCACCAAGCGCATCAAGGCCATCGGCGACCAGGCGCAGTGGTTCGAGGACCATTCGCCCATCATGGACCAGCACAAGAAGAAAAACGTGGTGGGCATTACGGCCAAGGTCATCACGGTGGTGATGGAGGCCGGCGACGCGGCCCCGAGCACGCCCATCGGCATCAACCTGCCCAATGCCACCTGGATTCGGAAGGAATACGGCTCGAAGTCGGTGAACCTGGGCAACATCGTGGAAGCCTACGACCTGGCCAGCGCCAGCTCGGGCTCGCTCACGGAGTTTGCCTTCGATGCCGGCGAAGTGGCCCGCGCCCGCCAGTACGGCGCGCTGGCCGGCAAGCTGCACACCGACATGCACGAGGTCATCGGCCACGCATCGGGCCAGATAAACGCCGGCGTGGGCACCACCAAGGAAACCCTGAAAAGCTACGCCTCGGCCCTGGAAGAAGGCCGCGCCGACCTCGTGGCCCTCTACTACCTGCCCGACGTGAAATTGCAGGAGCTGGGCGTGGCCCCCTCGCCCGACGTGGCCAAGGCCGAGTACGACAGCTACCTGCGCGGCGGCCTCATCACCCAGCTCACCCGCCTGCAGCCCGGCGAAACCGTGGAGGAAGCCCACATGCGCAACCGCCAGCTGATTTCGAAGTGGGTGCTGGAAAAAGGCAAGGCCGACAACGTGGTGGAAATGGTGAAGCGCGACGGCAAAACCTACGTGCACATCAACGACTACACCAAGCTGCGCGGCCTGTTTGGCCAGCTGCTGCGCGAGCTGCAGCGCATCACGAGCGAGGGCGATTACGCGGCCGGCAAAGCCCTCATCGAAACCTACGGCGTGCAGGTCGACCCCGAGTTGCACAAGGAAGTGCTGGCCCGCTACCAGAAGCTCAATATCGCGCCCTACCAGGGCTTTATCCAGCCCAAGTTGGTGCCGGTGATGAGCGGCAGCAAGGTGACCGACGTGAAGGTTGAGTACCCCACCAACTTCGCGCAGCAGATGCTGGAATTCGGCAAAAAGTACTCGCTGCTGCCGGATTACAACTAA
- a CDS encoding DUF481 domain-containing protein, with the protein MSGLCLNARAQTPADSTSTAPPDSAAVSSVGGLTPPPAGLPSAEFETYNVNSRGVRYTAALTGLYTTGTVERVYFSTSHTGGLTRGHWQFPAALSYSYGRQDGALRERELLLLSTPDYRLGKWKFYALGEFETSNLRAITRRVVAGGGVGYQLYADTLNNELALSTFLLNERTDYNTEPELQRYVVRNSTRLKLRLTRGAASFSELLFYQPSLRDPGGDYRLNSASVLALKLYQHLALNVAYTFSYESVVVQNRSAANATLSVGFAYSTGK; encoded by the coding sequence ATGAGCGGCCTCTGTCTCAATGCCCGCGCCCAAACCCCGGCCGACTCGACCAGCACGGCCCCACCCGATTCGGCGGCGGTGAGCAGCGTGGGCGGGCTCACGCCACCGCCGGCCGGGCTACCCTCGGCCGAGTTTGAGACTTATAACGTGAACAGCCGCGGCGTGCGCTACACCGCCGCCCTCACCGGCCTCTACACCACGGGCACGGTGGAGCGGGTGTACTTCAGCACCAGCCACACGGGCGGGCTCACACGGGGGCATTGGCAGTTTCCGGCGGCGCTGAGCTACAGCTACGGCCGGCAGGACGGCGCCCTGCGCGAGCGGGAGCTGCTGCTGCTCAGCACGCCCGACTACCGCCTGGGCAAGTGGAAATTTTACGCCCTGGGCGAGTTCGAAACCAGCAACCTGCGCGCCATCACGCGGCGCGTGGTGGCGGGCGGCGGCGTGGGCTACCAGCTCTACGCCGACACGCTGAACAACGAACTGGCCCTGAGCACCTTTCTGCTCAACGAGCGTACCGACTACAACACCGAGCCGGAGCTGCAACGCTACGTGGTACGCAATTCTACGCGCCTCAAGCTCCGCCTGACCCGGGGCGCGGCCAGCTTCTCGGAGCTGCTGTTCTACCAGCCCAGCCTGCGCGACCCCGGCGGCGATTACCGCCTCAACAGCGCCAGCGTGCTGGCCCTCAAGCTCTACCAGCACCTGGCCCTGAACGTGGCCTACACGTTTTCCTACGAAAGTGTGGTGGTGCAAAACCGCAGCGCGGCCAATGCCACGCTCTCGGTGGGGTTTGCTTACAGCACCGGAAAATAA
- a CDS encoding S1C family serine protease has protein sequence MKKISTILLNGTFMGSLLLQSCATIIATPYQTVRVVGAPAGSTVYVNDKEVKAKPIAGSNDFKVRVRRKKNAEIKIKHDGYKEHSEVLYPEKSNGLTYLNWVPALATFKGISADENGVENTNPLIYGWAVGLGGYFVDAILGSGKKLTKSEINPVMPALPKAVASSQTIQCGLVNVRLKGGDKMGNFIIGKENTDILYFGKTLDVDADHLKSSVNSVLKDLGYAVPTAEGKSVFSTGSNSRYTLQGEMRDVKYDIYASNLYEYRAHYETRCAVEVTWKLVNQSRQTVFEHKDGGKSVKFEKGGSAAFEDAFENSLYAFLSNKEVATALSKPAGTGPAAADADKPAAIAVHRAALPKAGTATGVSLAAKSVVIVETADGHGSGCIISNDGYIVTNAHVVGDDQTVKVLMADGLEAKGRVARVNAEMDLALIKIDTDGLTAFQLPTASAAEIGADVFAIGTPADKELGQSITKGIISGRRKIEGHTLLQTDVSINGGNSGGALVGHGGQLLGIVNAKLVGRGIEGIGFAIPAEQVAEALQLKFVD, from the coding sequence GTGAAAAAAATTTCTACTATCCTCCTCAACGGCACGTTCATGGGGTCGCTGTTGCTGCAGAGCTGCGCCACCATCATTGCCACCCCTTACCAGACCGTGCGCGTGGTGGGAGCCCCGGCGGGCAGCACCGTTTACGTAAACGACAAAGAAGTGAAAGCCAAGCCCATTGCGGGCAGCAACGACTTCAAAGTGCGGGTGCGGCGCAAGAAAAACGCCGAAATTAAAATCAAGCACGACGGCTACAAGGAGCATTCCGAAGTGCTCTACCCCGAAAAAAGCAACGGCCTTACCTACCTGAACTGGGTGCCGGCGCTGGCCACTTTCAAGGGCATCAGCGCCGATGAAAACGGCGTGGAGAACACCAACCCGTTGATATACGGCTGGGCGGTGGGCCTGGGCGGCTACTTCGTCGACGCCATTCTGGGCTCGGGCAAGAAGCTTACGAAGAGCGAAATCAACCCCGTGATGCCGGCCCTGCCCAAGGCCGTGGCCAGCAGCCAAACCATTCAGTGCGGCCTGGTGAACGTGCGCCTGAAGGGCGGTGACAAAATGGGCAACTTCATCATCGGCAAGGAAAACACCGACATCCTTTACTTCGGCAAAACGCTCGACGTGGACGCCGACCACCTGAAGAGCAGCGTCAACTCGGTGCTGAAGGACCTGGGCTACGCCGTGCCGACCGCTGAGGGCAAAAGCGTGTTCTCGACCGGCAGCAACTCGCGCTACACCCTGCAGGGCGAGATGCGCGACGTGAAATACGACATCTACGCTTCCAACCTCTACGAGTACCGCGCCCACTACGAAACCCGGTGCGCCGTGGAAGTAACCTGGAAGCTGGTCAACCAAAGCCGCCAGACCGTTTTTGAGCACAAAGACGGCGGCAAGAGCGTGAAGTTTGAGAAGGGCGGCAGCGCCGCGTTCGAAGATGCCTTCGAGAACTCGCTCTACGCCTTCTTGTCGAACAAAGAGGTGGCCACCGCCCTGTCCAAGCCCGCCGGCACCGGCCCCGCTGCGGCCGATGCCGACAAACCCGCCGCCATTGCGGTGCACCGCGCGGCCCTGCCCAAGGCCGGCACGGCCACTGGCGTGAGCCTGGCCGCCAAAAGCGTGGTAATTGTGGAAACGGCCGACGGCCACGGCAGCGGCTGCATCATTTCCAACGACGGCTACATCGTGACCAACGCCCACGTGGTGGGGGATGACCAAACCGTGAAAGTGCTCATGGCTGACGGCCTCGAAGCCAAGGGCCGCGTGGCCCGGGTAAACGCCGAAATGGACCTGGCCCTCATCAAAATCGATACCGACGGCCTCACCGCTTTCCAGCTGCCCACCGCCAGTGCGGCCGAAATCGGGGCCGACGTGTTCGCCATTGGCACCCCCGCCGACAAGGAGCTGGGCCAGAGCATCACGAAGGGCATCATCAGCGGCCGGCGCAAAATTGAAGGCCACACGCTGCTGCAAACCGACGTGAGCATCAACGGCGGCAACAGCGGCGGGGCCCTGGTGGGCCACGGCGGTCAGCTGCTGGGCATTGTGAACGCCAAGCTGGTGGGCCGCGGCATCGAGGGCATTGGCTTCGCCATTCCGGCCGAGCAGGTGGCCGAGGCGCTGCAATTGAAGTTTGTGGACTAA
- a CDS encoding ABA4-like family protein, producing MLTPDLLFKIASNVAALGWLLLVLAPRWRGTRAVVLSGALPLLLAATYVAVIGYQTLAHPAPGAGFSSLAQVAALFREPWALTAGWVHYLCFDMAVGIWESRDAEQRGVPHLLLLPCLVATFLLGPLGFLLYSAVRRWYPRPAVAAI from the coding sequence ATGCTCACGCCCGACCTCCTGTTCAAAATTGCCAGCAACGTAGCCGCCCTGGGCTGGCTGCTGCTGGTGCTGGCCCCGCGCTGGCGCGGCACCCGCGCCGTGGTGCTGAGCGGGGCCCTGCCCCTGCTTCTCGCCGCCACCTACGTGGCCGTCATCGGCTACCAAACGCTGGCCCACCCCGCGCCGGGCGCCGGCTTTAGCTCGCTGGCGCAGGTGGCGGCACTGTTTCGGGAGCCGTGGGCCCTCACGGCCGGCTGGGTGCACTATCTGTGCTTCGATATGGCCGTGGGCATCTGGGAAAGCCGCGACGCCGAGCAGCGCGGCGTGCCGCACCTGCTGTTGCTGCCGTGCCTGGTGGCCACCTTCCTGCTGGGGCCGCTCGGGTTCTTGCTCTACTCGGCCGTGCGGCGCTGGTACCCGCGGCCGGCGGTGGCAGCCATCTAG
- a CDS encoding DUF1772 domain-containing protein: MTAFAESMLWLLVLNLGVAFGAGLYETRIVLPQWFSRSAIGFQVNDAAMRATDTGRQFWGMATTLPLTLLTLANLWLAGRAPAPVHGWWLAAALLTLLERLGTFGFFIPTAIKLMSEPGVAPAKASGLVGWWRRLNYGRLLLTLLAWLAALKALTLVA, translated from the coding sequence ATGACTGCGTTTGCCGAATCGATGCTCTGGCTGCTGGTGCTGAACCTGGGCGTGGCCTTCGGGGCCGGGCTCTACGAAACGCGCATTGTGCTGCCGCAGTGGTTCAGCCGCTCGGCTATCGGCTTTCAGGTGAACGATGCGGCCATGCGCGCCACCGACACCGGCCGCCAGTTCTGGGGCATGGCTACCACGCTGCCGCTCACCTTGCTCACGCTGGCCAACCTGTGGCTGGCCGGGCGGGCCCCGGCGCCTGTGCACGGCTGGTGGCTGGCCGCCGCCCTGCTCACGCTGCTGGAACGCCTCGGCACATTTGGCTTTTTCATTCCCACGGCCATTAAGCTGATGAGCGAGCCGGGGGTAGCGCCGGCCAAAGCCAGCGGCCTGGTGGGCTGGTGGCGGCGCCTGAACTACGGTCGCCTCCTGCTCACGCTGCTGGCGTGGCTGGCGGCCCTGAAGGCGCTGACGCTGGTGGCGTAG
- a CDS encoding sensor histidine kinase: MPNAEYLGRVINDRRFLLAGIPLLSLVIAAFNLPGSAYGHWPLMAAHWLISMYFTAGYWLSNRQLWRWLLSRFPSPEQTPRRLWALAGLALLVTSAATVALTLPMHGLLPSIFPLEAPFLLRSARFSLVPTVAVLTLYEAMYFFEQWKGNLHRAEQLARTQTQAQLDALQSQLDPHFLFNNLNTLAALIEPENEPAQQFVEQLADVYRYVLLAQGQPTVPLAEEMAFIETYLALHKARFRDNLVVEIAVPPAALARRVAPLSVQLLVENALKHNEASRQHPLHLRLWTDENADFLRVENTLRPRTAGLAPGTGTGLANVRRRYELLDAARPVEAGAVANKFVVKVPLL; the protein is encoded by the coding sequence ATGCCTAACGCCGAGTACCTTGGCCGCGTGATAAACGACCGTCGTTTTCTGCTCGCTGGCATTCCGCTGCTGAGCCTGGTCATTGCGGCCTTCAACCTCCCAGGCAGCGCCTATGGCCATTGGCCGCTGATGGCCGCACACTGGTTGATTTCTATGTACTTCACCGCGGGCTACTGGCTGAGCAACCGCCAGTTGTGGCGCTGGCTGCTCAGCCGCTTTCCCAGCCCCGAGCAAACGCCCCGCCGCCTCTGGGCGCTGGCCGGCCTGGCCCTGCTCGTGACCTCGGCCGCTACGGTGGCCCTCACCCTGCCCATGCACGGACTGCTGCCGTCTATTTTTCCGCTGGAGGCCCCGTTTCTGCTGCGTTCAGCACGCTTTAGCCTTGTGCCCACCGTGGCGGTGCTTACCCTTTACGAGGCCATGTATTTCTTCGAGCAGTGGAAGGGCAACCTGCACCGGGCGGAGCAGCTGGCCCGCACCCAAACCCAGGCCCAGCTCGATGCCCTGCAAAGCCAGCTCGACCCCCACTTTCTGTTCAACAACCTGAACACGCTGGCCGCCCTCATCGAGCCCGAAAACGAGCCCGCCCAGCAATTCGTGGAGCAGCTGGCCGACGTGTACCGCTACGTGCTGCTGGCCCAGGGCCAGCCCACCGTGCCGCTGGCCGAGGAAATGGCCTTCATCGAAACCTACCTGGCCCTGCACAAAGCCCGGTTTCGCGACAACCTGGTGGTGGAAATAGCCGTGCCGCCCGCCGCGCTGGCCCGCCGGGTGGCCCCGCTCAGCGTGCAGCTGCTGGTGGAAAACGCCCTGAAGCACAACGAGGCCTCGCGCCAGCACCCGCTGCACCTGCGCCTGTGGACCGACGAAAACGCTGATTTTTTGCGGGTCGAAAACACCCTGCGGCCCCGCACGGCGGGCCTGGCGCCCGGCACCGGCACCGGCCTGGCCAACGTGCGCCGGCGCTACGAGCTGCTCGATGCGGCCCGGCCCGTGGAAGCCGGGGCAGTGGCAAACAAATTCGTAGTGAAAGTGCCCCTGCTCTAA
- a CDS encoding LytR/AlgR family response regulator transcription factor, which produces MNILLLEDEYPAAERLQRLLQQAAPETQVLAVLDTVAAALDWLAAHPAPDLILSDIQLADGLSLEIWEQAVVPSPVVFTTAFDAYAIRAFQANSIAYLLKPVKLAELQAALAKLRQWPKGDGSPIERLLDALPRPSRPHKTRFLVRQGEQLLPLPVAEAAWFLSRNENVTLVAADGRRFVLDYTLEQLEGLLDPAQFFRLNRQVIAQLPAVRRLHPHFNGKLLVELHPAAPEEILVSREKAPALKAWLEG; this is translated from the coding sequence ATGAACATTCTGCTCCTCGAAGACGAGTACCCCGCCGCCGAGCGCCTGCAGCGCTTGCTGCAGCAAGCAGCCCCCGAAACTCAGGTGCTGGCCGTGCTCGACACCGTGGCCGCGGCCCTGGACTGGCTGGCTGCCCACCCCGCCCCCGACCTCATCCTCAGCGACATCCAATTGGCCGACGGCCTGAGTCTGGAAATCTGGGAGCAGGCCGTGGTGCCCAGCCCGGTCGTCTTCACCACGGCCTTTGATGCCTATGCCATCCGGGCGTTTCAGGCCAACAGCATTGCATATCTGCTCAAGCCGGTGAAGCTGGCGGAGCTACAGGCCGCACTGGCCAAGCTGCGGCAGTGGCCCAAGGGCGACGGTTCCCCCATCGAGCGTTTGCTGGATGCCCTGCCCCGACCCAGCCGGCCGCACAAAACCCGGTTCCTGGTGCGCCAGGGCGAGCAGCTGCTGCCGCTGCCCGTGGCGGAAGCGGCCTGGTTCCTGAGCCGCAATGAGAACGTGACGCTGGTGGCCGCCGACGGTCGCCGCTTCGTGCTCGACTACACCCTCGAGCAATTGGAAGGCCTCCTCGACCCCGCCCAGTTCTTCCGCCTCAACCGGCAAGTCATTGCCCAACTGCCCGCCGTGCGCCGCCTGCACCCGCACTTCAACGGCAAGCTGCTGGTGGAGCTGCATCCCGCCGCCCCCGAAGAAATACTGGTGAGCCGCGAGAAAGCCCCGGCCCTGAAGGCGTGGCTGGAAGGGTAG
- a CDS encoding LytR/AlgR family response regulator transcription factor, with amino-acid sequence MPIRALIVEDEPLAARRLADMLARQPDPVQVLGTAEAVSQAVQLLQAGPAPDVLFLDIHLADGLSFEIFEQTAVRCPVIFTTAYDQYALQAFKVNSVDYLLKPIDEEELQAALRKLRERLPAAPAAAPAFDPALLAQLMQQMQQSAPPAASYKTQFVVRVGEHLKVVPLDQIAYFFSLEKATFLQTTEGRKFVVDYTMDQLENLLDPRRFFRLNRAYLAQQSAIQDIIHYTNSRLQTVLKPAAPDAQVLVSREKVNVFKSWLDR; translated from the coding sequence ATGCCCATCCGCGCCCTCATCGTCGAAGACGAACCCCTGGCTGCCCGCCGCCTCGCCGACATGCTGGCCCGCCAGCCCGACCCCGTGCAGGTGCTGGGCACGGCCGAAGCGGTGAGCCAGGCCGTGCAGCTGCTGCAGGCCGGCCCCGCGCCCGACGTGCTGTTTCTCGACATTCACCTGGCCGACGGCCTGAGCTTCGAGATTTTCGAGCAAACCGCGGTGCGCTGCCCGGTCATCTTCACCACCGCCTACGACCAGTACGCCCTGCAAGCCTTCAAGGTGAACAGCGTGGATTACCTGCTCAAGCCCATCGACGAGGAGGAACTGCAGGCCGCCCTGCGCAAGCTGCGCGAGCGCCTGCCCGCTGCTCCGGCCGCCGCGCCCGCCTTCGACCCCGCCCTGCTGGCCCAGCTCATGCAGCAGATGCAGCAAAGCGCGCCACCCGCCGCCAGCTACAAAACCCAGTTTGTGGTGCGCGTGGGCGAACACCTGAAAGTGGTGCCGCTCGACCAGATTGCTTACTTCTTCAGCCTCGAAAAAGCTACCTTCCTGCAAACCACCGAAGGCCGCAAGTTCGTGGTGGACTACACCATGGACCAGCTGGAAAACCTGCTCGACCCGCGCCGCTTCTTCCGCCTCAACCGCGCCTACCTGGCCCAGCAGTCGGCCATCCAGGACATCATCCACTACACCAACTCCCGCCTGCAAACCGTGCTCAAACCCGCCGCCCCCGACGCCCAGGTGCTGGTGAGCCGCGAGAAGGTGAACGTGTTCAAGAGCTGGCTGGATAGGTAA
- a CDS encoding sensor histidine kinase translates to MQTSLPVAVAAPDSSVPALPDVFRAAPTSLRALGRAVRVILLLALGISVLVNPQALHSWKSFAITYAYTVMYSTGLWLTNGYVVEWLNRRYAWTVQPGRRVLLTLAVSLGGSLLVIVGMNAVLLLIQGQPLARLWSGQMYWQVLMPLIITVIVSLFNHSRAFFFQWRDAAVRAERLEKESAVARLDSLRRQVDPHFLFNSLNALTSLVEENDPARAVRFIRQLSQVYRYVLDSESQELVPLAQEVRFAESYLYLQKTRLGDALAVEMDLPPTALAAYHVPPLALQLLLENVIKHNTAFQANPLHVAVALDAATQTLTVRNTLRPRRLAPGESSGLGLKNLAARYAFLTDKQLAIGEEAGEFVVTLPLLEL, encoded by the coding sequence ATGCAAACTTCCCTGCCTGTTGCCGTGGCCGCTCCCGATTCTTCCGTGCCTGCCCTGCCCGACGTGTTTCGGGCGGCGCCTACTTCGCTGCGGGCCCTGGGCCGGGCGGTGCGCGTCATCCTGCTGCTGGCCCTGGGCATCAGCGTGCTGGTGAACCCGCAGGCCCTGCACAGCTGGAAATCCTTTGCCATCACCTATGCCTACACCGTGATGTACAGCACGGGCCTGTGGCTCACCAACGGCTACGTGGTGGAGTGGCTGAACCGCCGCTATGCCTGGACGGTGCAGCCCGGCCGCCGGGTGCTGCTCACGCTGGCCGTGTCGCTGGGCGGCTCGCTGCTGGTGATTGTGGGCATGAACGCCGTGTTGCTGCTCATTCAGGGCCAGCCGCTGGCCCGGCTGTGGTCGGGGCAAATGTACTGGCAGGTGCTCATGCCGCTCATTATCACGGTCATTGTGTCGCTGTTCAACCACAGCCGGGCGTTTTTCTTTCAGTGGCGCGACGCCGCCGTGCGCGCCGAGCGCCTCGAAAAGGAATCCGCCGTGGCCCGCCTCGACTCGCTGCGCCGGCAGGTCGACCCGCACTTTCTGTTCAACTCGCTGAACGCCCTCACCAGCCTGGTCGAAGAAAACGACCCCGCCCGCGCCGTGCGCTTCATCCGCCAGCTCTCGCAGGTATACCGTTACGTGCTCGACAGCGAAAGCCAGGAGCTGGTGCCCCTGGCCCAGGAAGTGCGCTTCGCCGAAAGCTACCTCTACCTCCAGAAAACCCGCCTCGGCGACGCCCTGGCTGTGGAAATGGACTTGCCGCCCACCGCCCTGGCCGCCTACCACGTGCCGCCGCTGGCCCTGCAGCTGCTGCTCGAAAACGTCATCAAGCACAACACCGCTTTTCAGGCCAACCCGCTACACGTGGCGGTAGCGCTGGATGCCGCAACCCAAACCCTCACCGTGCGCAACACCCTGCGCCCGCGCCGTCTGGCACCCGGCGAGTCGTCGGGCCTGGGCCTGAAAAACCTGGCCGCCCGCTACGCTTTCCTCACCGACAAGCAATTGGCGATAGGGGAGGAGGCCGGCGAGTTTGTGGTGACGCTGCCGCTGTTAGAGCTATAA